The following nucleotide sequence is from Spirochaetota bacterium.
GAAGAAGGACAAGGTCCTCTCCGGCATCAAGGACATGACAAGGATGCCCGACGCGCTCTTCATCATCGACCCGAAGCGCGAATCGATCGCGGTCCAGGAAGCCAAGAAGATGGGGATCAAGATCTTCGCCGTAGTCGACACCAACTGCAACCCGGACGAGATCGATTTCCCGATACCGGGGAACGACGACGCCATCAGGGCCATTGCACTGTTCCTGGACGTCATGGCCCGGGCGGTGCTCGAAGGACAGTCGGGCGGCATGACCGAGGAGGCCCTGGTCGAGGAGGGCGGCGAGGAAGGCGCCGGCGGGGAACCCGCAGCGTCAGGTGAATCGGAAGTAAAAGCCCCGGCCGAGGGCTCATCCTACGAATATGAAGAGGATGACGAGATGTACGAGCCGCGCAAGTAGGCCCGGGCGGCGCGACGGATCGCGTCGCGCCGATAGCTGCAACAACGCGATTAGAAATTTTTTGAAGGAGAATTACAGTGGCTGAGATAACTGGCGACATGATAAAAGAGCTGAGGGAAAAGACCCAGGCGGGGATGCTCGACTGCAAAAAGGCCCTCGTTGAGACGAACGGCGACATGGACAAGGCCGTCGAGATGCTGAGGAAGAAAGGCCTGGCGTCGGCGGACAAGAAGATGGGCCGCGAGGTGACCCAGGGGATCGTTGCGTCCTACGTGCACAGCAACAACAAGATCGGCGTGCTCCTGGAGCTCCTGACCGTGACCGATTTCGTCGCCCGTAACGAGGGCTTCGGGGAGCTTGCCAAGGACATCTGCATGCAGATCGCGGCGGCCAATCCCCTCTACATCAGGATAGAGGACGTGCCCAAGGAAGTGGTCGAGAAGGAGCGGGAGATCTACCGCGAGCAGATGAAGGACTCCGGCAAGCCGGCGAACGTCATCGAGAAGATCATCGACGGCAAGCTCAACAAGTTCTACACCGACGTGTGCCTCCTGGAGCAGGAGTTCATAAAGGACTCCGCGGTCAAGATAAAGGACCTTATCAAGCAGAGGATCGCCACCTTCGGCGAAAACATAGAAGTCGGAAAGTTCACCCGCTACCAGATAGGCGGGTAGCATGGGCCCGGCCAGTCCCCAATCGGAGCCGCGCTTCCGGCGCCTGCTGCTGAAGCTTTCCGGCGAGGCCCTCGCCGGAAAGGCGAAGAGCGGCATCGACCCGGCTATCCTCTCCGGCATTGCCGGGGAGATCCGGGACGTGCAGCAGATGGGCGTGCAGGTGGCGGTGGTCATCGGGGCCGGGAACATATTCCGGGGAAAAATGGCCGACAGCCTGGGCCTGAAGAGGGTCACCGGCGATCACATGGGCATGCTCGCCACGGTGATGAATTCCCTGGCCCTGCAGAACGCCCTCGAGAGCATCGGCGTGAACGCCGTGGTGATGTGTCCCTTTTCCATGATGGAGATCGCCGAGCCGTACATCATCCGGGCGGCCCTCTCCCACCTTGACAGCGGCAGCGTGGTCATCGCCGCGGGCGGGACCGGCCAGCCCTTCTTCACCACCGATACCGCGGCGAGCCTGCGGGCGGTGGAGCTGGAGACGTCGGTGCTGCTGAAGGCCACCAGGGTCGACGGCGTCTATACCGGCGACCCGGAAAAGGACGCGAGCGCGAAAAAGATAGACGCCATATCCTACATTGACGTGCTGAAGGGGCAGCTGCGGATCATGGATTTCACGGCGGTCACCCTCTGCATGGAGAACAATCTGCCGATCATCGTGTTCAACCTGTTCAACCGGGGCTCGCTGAAAAGGATCGTCACCGGCGAACGGGTCGGCACTCTTATTTCCTGACGAGGAGGAGACCATGGTAGAAGATGTCATAACCGATGTTGAAGACCGGATGAAGAAGAGCATCGCGGCGCTGCAGAAGGATTTCGCCGCCATTCGCACCGGGAGGGCAAACCCGGCCATGTTTGACGGCATCAGGGTGAGCGTGTACGGCACCGAGATGCCCCTGAACCAGGTGGCGACGGTCTCCTGCCCGGAGCCGAAGCTCGTGGTCATACAGCCGTGGGACAAGGGAAACCTGGCCGAGGTGGAGAAGGCCATCCTCAAGTCGGATCTCTCCGTGAACCCGTCCAACGACGGGAACCTGATACGCATACAGATACCGGACCTCACCGAGGAGCGGCGCAAGGAATATGTGAAGCACGCCAAGCAGAAGGCCGAGGAGTGCCGTGTCGCGGTCCGCAACGTGCGCCGGGACGGCAACGACATGATCAAGGAGCTCGAGAAGGAAAAGGAGATATCGGAAGACGACTCCAAGAACGCCCTTGCCCGGATCCAGAAGGCCACGGATAAATTCATTGACGAAATACAGAAGCTGACGGATAATAAAGAAAAAGAGATTCTGAATATCTGATTCAGGCTGCCCTTGAAGACCCCCCCGGCCCCCCGAGGGGGCGCCGGAATCATGCCCCCTCAGGGGGTTAGGGGGGGATACGATACAGCCCCGAAAATTTAATGAAAAACTATTTATCCCTTATCAACAAAAAAAAGGTCCCCTCCCATGTCGCCATCATCATGGACGGCAACGGGCGGTGGGCGAAGAAAAAATCACTGCCCCGGTCCGAAGGCCACAGGCGCGGGGCGGAGATCATCGAGCCCCTCATGGACGCGGCCATCGGCATCGGCATAAAGGCCGTTTCCCTCTACGCCTTCTCCACGGAAAACTGGCGGCGTCCGCGGACCGAGGTCCTGAGCCTCTGGAAGCTCCTCGATTACTTCTTCAAGGAGAAGATCGGGGTGCTCAAGGAGAAAGGCATACGGGTCAGGCATTCCGGCCTCCGGGACCGCCTTCCGTCGTCATCCATCAAAACCATAGAGAACGCGGTGCGCGAGACGCGGGACAACCGCACCCTCACCCTGAATTTCTGCCTCAACTACGGCGGCCAGCAGGACATCGTGCAGGCGGTCAACGGCTGGCTGGACGACCGCGGCCCGCGGGACCGGCTGACCCCGAAGGAGGTTGAAAAGCGCCTCTTCACGGCCGGCATGCCTCCGGTGGACCTGATGATCCGCACCGGCGGAGAGTCCCGCATCAGCAATTTCCTGGTATGGCAGCTCGCCTACGCCGAGCTGATGTTCATGGAGGTGCTGTGGCCCGATTTCAGGCCCGCGCACCTCTACCGGGCGATATACGAATTTCAGCAACGAGAAAGGAGATTTGGCGGATTATGAGCGATGTCAAGAAGAACACCCTTATCCGAATATTGAGCGCCGTGGTGGCGCTCCCCGTTTACGTGTTTACGATCGTGACCGACCTGGCCCAGGCCATCCCCATCCTGGCATGCTCGCTTATCGTTTCCCTGGCGTGCCTGTACGAGTACTACTGCATCTCGGAGCGGGGGGAGGAGGGAAGCCCCTTCATGAAAACCGGCATGGCCTTTGCCGTCGTCATCAATATCGTCATGTACCTGTTCGCCTACGGCAGGCTCTACGGCTACAGCAGGTATATCCCGGTCTTCGACGCCCGGGTGGTCATGGGCGTCATGACGGTCTTCCTATCCGTCGTGCTGGCGCTGCAGCTCTTCACCAGGCCCCTGAAGGGCGCCGCCTATTCGGTGGGGACCACCCTCTTCGGACTGGTCTACATCGTGTTTTCCTTTTCGCATATCATTTTAATGAAGTCGCTCGTCAACGGCGTATATTATATCTTCATTCTGAACATCGTGGTCATGATCAATGACACCTTCGCCTATTTCGGCGGCGTCCTCTTCGGAAAGCACAAGACCGGCTTCCCGGTGTCGCCCAACAAGTCATGGGAGGGGTATTTCTCCGGCCTACTCTTCAGCGTCCTCGCCATGGTCATCACGAACCAGGTCTTCATATCGTTTTTCGACAGGAGCCTCTTCGGCATGATCGAGTCGGTCATCCTGGGGATCGTCCTGTCGGCGACCGGAAACCTGGGCGACCTGGTGGAATCGGCCTTCAAGCGCGACGGCTCCACCAAGGACTCCGGTTCCATCATCCCGGGCCATGGCGGCATGTGGGACGTCTTCGACGCCCTGATATTCTCCTATCCGCTCTTTTACTATTACCTGGTCCTGAAGGGGGTCGCCTGATATAATTCAGGCGTATGGGCAAATCGATATCCATACTCGGGTCCACGGGCTCGATCGGCGAATCGACGCTGCGGGTGCTGCGCTTCCTTAAAGAGGAGTTCCGCGTCCACGGCCTCGCCTGCGGGGGTAACATCGCCCTGCTGGAAAAGCAGATCCGGGAGTTCGAGCCCGCCGTGGTCGCCGTGGGGTCCGCCGACGCGCTGGCGGCCCCCGAATACCGGGACCTCCTGAAGAAGTTCCCCTCCGTGGAATTCCTCGAAGGGGAAGAGGGCACGATCGAGCTGGCCCGCCGGAGCGTCGACGTGCTGGTGTCGGCCATTGTCGGCGCCGCGGGACTCAAGCCCACCCTGGCGTCGCTGGGGGCGGCGAAGCGACTGGCCCTGGCGAACAAGGAGACCCTGGTCATGGCCGGGGACCTCGTGAAGAAGGGGCTGGCCGCAACCGGCACCGAGATGATACCGGTGGACAGCGAGCACAGCGCCGTGTTCTGCCTTACCAGGAACCTGGCGGCCCCGGATATCGAGCGGGTCATCCTCACCGCCTCCGGCGGGAGCCTCCGGGGGACGCCGGTGGAGGACCTTCCCCTGGTGACGCCGGAGCAGGCCCTGGCACACCCCACCTGGGACATGGGGAACAAGATCACCATCGATTCAGCCACCCTCATGAACAAGGGCCTGGAGGTGATCGAGGCGCACCACCTCTTCGACCTTCCCTATGACAGGATCGGCGTGATGGTGCACCCGGAGAGCGTGGTCCACTCCATGGTGGAGACCGTGGACGGCGCCCTGTACGCGCACATGGGGGTGACCGACATGGTGTTCCCTATCCTGAACGCCCTGACCTACCCGGAAAAGCGCGGCAACCCCTTCGGGAGGCTCGCCCTCGAGGAGGTGGGATCGCTCACCTTCGCGGCCTGGGACCCGGGCCGCTACCCGGCCCTCCAGCTCTGCTACGGCGCGGGGCGCCGGGGCGGTACCATGCCGGCCATTCTGAACGCCGCCAACGAGGCGGCGGTGGCGGCCTTTCTCGCGGGGAGGATCCGCTTCACGGATATCGTGAGGATCGTCGAGAACACCATGGCCAGGCAGAATGTTCTGGACAATCCGGGCCTGGTGGAGATTGTTGACGCAGACCGGGAGGCCCGTGAAATCGCCTCGGGTCTCATCGGAAAAATGTGTAACGAAAACTGCTGAGTTGAATCAGTTACTATAGGAAAGAGGGAGTCGTATAATGCAATATGTAATCTATATCGCGGCCGGGATCGTCCTCCTGGGCCTCTGTATCTTTATCCACGAGCTCGGGCATCTCCTGGGAGGCATGATGGTCGGCATCAAGGCCAAGACCTTTTCCATCGGCATGGGCAAGGGAATCGTCAAGAAAAAGATCGGCGACACCACCTTCCAGATCGCGCCGTTTCCCTTCGGAGGGTACTGCCAGTTCTACGGCGAGGACCCGTCCGAGGAGCGGACCGGGCAGGGCTTCGAGTTCCTGTCGGCCCATCCCCTGAAGAGGATCGTGACCGTGGCCATGGGGCCCCTTTTCAACCTCTTCTTCGGCATCATCATTTTCTTCGTCATGAACCTCGTCGGTTACTCGAAGGACACGAACCAGGTGTACATTCCCGAGCAGATGCAGTCGGGGAAGAACGTGTCCGCGGCCTACGCCGCGGGCCTGAGGAGCAATGACTGGATCGTGAAGATCGGCCCGGAGGACGTGCACAGCTTCGCCGATATTTCCGCCGCGGTCATGTTCAGCGAGGGGAAGAAGCTCGACGTCACGGTGAAGCGCGACGGAAA
It contains:
- the tsf gene encoding translation elongation factor Ts; the encoded protein is MAEITGDMIKELREKTQAGMLDCKKALVETNGDMDKAVEMLRKKGLASADKKMGREVTQGIVASYVHSNNKIGVLLELLTVTDFVARNEGFGELAKDICMQIAAANPLYIRIEDVPKEVVEKEREIYREQMKDSGKPANVIEKIIDGKLNKFYTDVCLLEQEFIKDSAVKIKDLIKQRIATFGENIEVGKFTRYQIGG
- a CDS encoding UMP kinase, encoding MGPASPQSEPRFRRLLLKLSGEALAGKAKSGIDPAILSGIAGEIRDVQQMGVQVAVVIGAGNIFRGKMADSLGLKRVTGDHMGMLATVMNSLALQNALESIGVNAVVMCPFSMMEIAEPYIIRAALSHLDSGSVVIAAGGTGQPFFTTDTAASLRAVELETSVLLKATRVDGVYTGDPEKDASAKKIDAISYIDVLKGQLRIMDFTAVTLCMENNLPIIVFNLFNRGSLKRIVTGERVGTLIS
- the frr gene encoding ribosome recycling factor; its protein translation is MVEDVITDVEDRMKKSIAALQKDFAAIRTGRANPAMFDGIRVSVYGTEMPLNQVATVSCPEPKLVVIQPWDKGNLAEVEKAILKSDLSVNPSNDGNLIRIQIPDLTEERRKEYVKHAKQKAEECRVAVRNVRRDGNDMIKELEKEKEISEDDSKNALARIQKATDKFIDEIQKLTDNKEKEILNI
- the uppS gene encoding di-trans,poly-cis-decaprenylcistransferase, translating into MKNYLSLINKKKVPSHVAIIMDGNGRWAKKKSLPRSEGHRRGAEIIEPLMDAAIGIGIKAVSLYAFSTENWRRPRTEVLSLWKLLDYFFKEKIGVLKEKGIRVRHSGLRDRLPSSSIKTIENAVRETRDNRTLTLNFCLNYGGQQDIVQAVNGWLDDRGPRDRLTPKEVEKRLFTAGMPPVDLMIRTGGESRISNFLVWQLAYAELMFMEVLWPDFRPAHLYRAIYEFQQRERRFGGL
- a CDS encoding phosphatidate cytidylyltransferase — encoded protein: MSDVKKNTLIRILSAVVALPVYVFTIVTDLAQAIPILACSLIVSLACLYEYYCISERGEEGSPFMKTGMAFAVVINIVMYLFAYGRLYGYSRYIPVFDARVVMGVMTVFLSVVLALQLFTRPLKGAAYSVGTTLFGLVYIVFSFSHIILMKSLVNGVYYIFILNIVVMINDTFAYFGGVLFGKHKTGFPVSPNKSWEGYFSGLLFSVLAMVITNQVFISFFDRSLFGMIESVILGIVLSATGNLGDLVESAFKRDGSTKDSGSIIPGHGGMWDVFDALIFSYPLFYYYLVLKGVA
- a CDS encoding 1-deoxy-D-xylulose-5-phosphate reductoisomerase, with protein sequence MGKSISILGSTGSIGESTLRVLRFLKEEFRVHGLACGGNIALLEKQIREFEPAVVAVGSADALAAPEYRDLLKKFPSVEFLEGEEGTIELARRSVDVLVSAIVGAAGLKPTLASLGAAKRLALANKETLVMAGDLVKKGLAATGTEMIPVDSEHSAVFCLTRNLAAPDIERVILTASGGSLRGTPVEDLPLVTPEQALAHPTWDMGNKITIDSATLMNKGLEVIEAHHLFDLPYDRIGVMVHPESVVHSMVETVDGALYAHMGVTDMVFPILNALTYPEKRGNPFGRLALEEVGSLTFAAWDPGRYPALQLCYGAGRRGGTMPAILNAANEAAVAAFLAGRIRFTDIVRIVENTMARQNVLDNPGLVEIVDADREAREIASGLIGKMCNENC